A stretch of Desulfobaccales bacterium DNA encodes these proteins:
- a CDS encoding endonuclease MutS2, protein MPDKTLAALEFPELVRVLQGFAVSRLGKNFLATLTPTADFAALQQKFQEIRDLKDLEDRAGDLPLSELPDLTLWLRRAARPGSLLPPEAFNDLLLVIRRAGDVRLHLDQSPPESTLRRLLLGLHPLPELRQAILTAVSPHNFLLDSASPELARVRRELAATREHLQRFIKQRYFSSPRLEAVQSPVISQRGGRFVIPVKADHRGAIPGIIHDQSQTRATLFVEPLEIVEQNNALNLLSSQEKREEEAVLRRLTDLVRAYRPQIEETLAALAELDALAAKIRFARAFQAREPLLRSTGGVDFRQARHPLLLAQRLQDPAAPPVVPIDLRLMGDTRFLIISGANAGGKTVALKTLGLLTLMVQCGLPVPVAEGSSFAPFDQVFADIGDPQDLAQSLSTFSAHLKRALEMLAQLPPKALILLDELGTATDPTEGGALALALLRAFYRRGAWGAVTTHLPLIKAFAGREPGFENVAVVFDDKTRRPTYRLAYGVVGASNALTIARELGLDPAILAEAESYLDSEELKAYRLLAEVEAAQERLTRREQELAAREAELMAREAELAAARQRLEETRRRLTEELQAEARARIRRAEAEFKDILQRLRDKEASWGRLRQELSGRAKELVADLTPPEVAAPEPVSFRVGQRVFLPALNLTGEVVGPAGKDGRLTVRVRQVKLKVRPEEMTPAAGEGAPEVRVPGTYQVAPGHLPRLNIVGLRVEEALPLVDRLLDQAILQGQERVDIIHGTGTGRLKAAVHEHLKHHRAVKAIHGDINPGVTEVELKD, encoded by the coding sequence ATGCCGGATAAGACCTTGGCTGCCCTGGAGTTTCCGGAACTGGTGCGGGTCCTGCAAGGGTTCGCGGTCTCCCGCCTGGGCAAGAACTTTCTCGCCACCCTCACGCCCACCGCCGATTTTGCCGCCCTGCAGCAGAAATTCCAGGAAATCCGGGACCTGAAAGACCTGGAGGACCGGGCCGGCGACCTGCCGTTAAGCGAACTGCCTGATCTTACCCTGTGGCTGCGCCGGGCCGCCCGGCCGGGAAGTCTCCTCCCCCCCGAAGCCTTCAATGACCTGTTGTTGGTTATCCGCCGGGCCGGGGATGTGCGCCTCCATCTGGACCAAAGCCCCCCGGAGAGCACCCTGCGCCGCCTCCTCCTCGGTCTGCATCCTCTGCCGGAGCTGCGCCAGGCCATCCTCACGGCGGTGAGCCCCCACAACTTCCTTTTGGACAGCGCCTCCCCGGAGCTGGCCCGGGTGCGCCGGGAGCTGGCCGCCACCCGGGAGCACCTGCAGCGCTTCATCAAGCAGCGCTACTTCAGCTCCCCCCGGCTGGAGGCAGTGCAAAGCCCCGTCATTTCCCAGCGCGGCGGCCGCTTTGTCATCCCGGTAAAGGCCGACCATCGGGGGGCCATCCCGGGCATCATCCACGATCAGTCCCAGACCCGGGCCACCCTCTTTGTGGAACCCCTGGAGATCGTGGAGCAGAACAATGCCTTAAACCTCCTCAGTTCCCAGGAAAAGCGGGAGGAGGAGGCGGTTTTGCGCCGGCTCACGGACCTGGTGCGGGCCTACCGGCCCCAGATCGAGGAGACCCTGGCGGCCTTGGCCGAGCTGGACGCCCTGGCCGCCAAGATCCGCTTTGCCCGGGCTTTTCAGGCTCGGGAGCCCCTGCTCCGCAGCACCGGCGGGGTGGATTTTCGCCAGGCCCGGCATCCCCTGCTTTTGGCCCAGCGCCTGCAGGACCCTGCCGCTCCCCCGGTGGTGCCCATTGATCTGCGCTTGATGGGGGATACCCGGTTCCTGATCATCTCCGGGGCCAATGCCGGCGGCAAGACCGTGGCCTTGAAGACCCTGGGCCTGCTCACCCTCATGGTGCAGTGCGGCCTGCCTGTCCCGGTGGCCGAGGGCTCCAGTTTCGCCCCCTTTGACCAGGTCTTTGCCGACATCGGCGACCCCCAGGACCTGGCCCAATCTTTGAGCACCTTTTCCGCCCATTTAAAAAGGGCCCTGGAGATGCTGGCCCAACTGCCGCCCAAGGCCCTCATCCTTTTGGATGAGCTGGGGACCGCCACCGACCCCACCGAAGGCGGTGCTTTGGCCCTGGCGCTGCTTAGGGCCTTTTACCGCCGGGGGGCCTGGGGGGCGGTGACCACCCATCTGCCCCTCATCAAGGCCTTCGCCGGCCGGGAGCCCGGTTTCGAGAATGTGGCGGTGGTCTTTGATGATAAGACCCGGCGGCCCACCTACCGGCTGGCCTATGGGGTGGTGGGGGCCAGCAACGCCCTCACCATCGCCCGGGAGCTGGGCCTGGACCCGGCCATCCTGGCGGAGGCGGAATCCTACCTGGACTCCGAGGAGCTCAAGGCTTACCGCCTGCTGGCGGAGGTGGAGGCGGCCCAGGAGCGCCTCACCCGCCGGGAGCAGGAACTGGCGGCCCGGGAAGCGGAGCTGATGGCCCGGGAAGCGGAGCTGGCCGCGGCCCGGCAGCGCCTGGAGGAGACCCGCCGGCGCCTGACCGAAGAATTGCAGGCCGAGGCCCGGGCCCGCATCCGTCGGGCGGAGGCCGAATTCAAGGACATCCTGCAACGCCTGCGGGATAAGGAAGCCTCCTGGGGACGGCTCCGTCAGGAACTCTCCGGTCGGGCTAAGGAGCTGGTGGCCGACCTGACGCCGCCGGAGGTGGCCGCGCCGGAGCCGGTCAGTTTCCGCGTGGGGCAGCGGGTCTTTCTGCCGGCCCTCAACCTCACCGGCGAGGTGGTGGGCCCGGCGGGCAAGGATGGCCGTCTGACGGTGAGGGTGCGCCAGGTCAAGCTCAAGGTGCGGCCCGAGGAGATGACCCCCGCAGCCGGCGAGGGCGCTCCGGAGGTCCGGGTCCCGGGGACCTATCAGGTCGCCCCGGGGCATCTCCCCCGCCTGAACATCGTGGGGCTCAGGGTGGAGGAGGCCCTGCCTTTGGTGGACCGCCTGCTGGACCAGGCCATCTTGCAGGGCCAGGAACGGGTGGATATAATTCACGGCACCGGCACCGGCCGCCTGAAAGCGGCCGTCCATGAGCATCTGAAGCATCATCGGGCGGTGAAGGCCATCCACGGGGACATCAACCCCGGGGTGACGGAAGTGGAACTGAAGGACTGA
- a CDS encoding methyltransferase domain-containing protein: protein MSTETIYQAVLAVCRRRLDLRPEVGGLSHLDMGAGRGRLTRLIQEEFKTASQACDCNVQRFAPSDIPVRQVDLNAQTLPYPENSFDLITCTEVIEHLEDHRRLVREIFRLLKPGGLVILTSPNILNVKSRLRFFCSGFYNLFGPLPVCLQEVHQTSGHINPITYFYLAHALLNAGFSEIEVDIDKMQRTSIFLTIIFAFPLVLGWLAFLRAEKYRYQTFTPENWPHVARHFSWQVLTGRTIIVSARKSG, encoded by the coding sequence ATGAGTACTGAGACCATTTATCAGGCTGTGCTTGCCGTCTGCCGCCGCCGCCTGGACCTCCGGCCGGAAGTGGGAGGGCTGTCCCATTTGGACATGGGCGCTGGCCGCGGCCGTCTTACCCGCCTCATTCAAGAAGAGTTCAAGACGGCCTCCCAGGCCTGCGATTGCAATGTCCAGCGCTTTGCCCCCAGCGATATCCCTGTTCGCCAGGTGGACCTCAATGCCCAGACGCTCCCCTATCCGGAAAATTCCTTTGACTTGATTACTTGCACCGAGGTCATCGAACATCTGGAAGACCACCGCCGGCTGGTGCGGGAGATTTTCCGCCTTCTCAAACCCGGCGGTCTGGTCATCCTGACCTCCCCTAATATCCTGAATGTCAAATCGCGCCTAAGATTTTTCTGTTCCGGTTTTTACAATCTTTTCGGTCCCTTGCCGGTATGCCTGCAGGAAGTCCACCAAACCTCGGGCCACATCAACCCCATCACTTACTTCTACCTGGCCCATGCCCTTCTGAACGCCGGTTTTTCCGAGATCGAGGTGGATATCGATAAAATGCAGCGCACTTCCATTTTTTTAACCATTATTTTCGCCTTTCCCCTGGTGTTGGGGTGGTTGGCTTTTCTCCGGGCTGAAAAGTATCGCTACCAAACATTCACCCCGGAAAATTGGCCTCATGTGGCGCGGCACTTCAGCTGGCAGGTGTTGACCGGAAGGACTATCATAGTCTCCGCCCGCAAGTCCGGGTAG
- the dnaG gene encoding DNA primase — MAPYIPEDKLLEIKEAAAIDEVVGQYVKLTRRGRNLVGLCPFHPDSKPSFTVSPERGIFYCFGCGAGGNVISFLMQHLRLSFPEAVEELARRYHIPLNLKDVGPEGARQAKRRRTLQDLNTEAAAFYQRSLAGPGGAPAREYLARRGLTAEVVEAYQLGYAPPEWEALSRHLQGKGFPLELAVEAGLVLPRASGGVYDRFRDRVMFPIHDRQGRVVAFGGRILGEGEPKYLNSPESPLFAKGRLLYGLPQAAAALRRDDLALVVEGYLDLLSLRVHGVEPVVATLGTALTREHVRLLKSQVSRVVLVFDGDAAGARAMLRAFPLFAAESLAVRVLVLPAGQDPDDYVRAHGPELFRRPWEAAQPWFSYLLETLLATYGREVEGVVRLIAELKPYLAAVADPVEQDLWLRQAAARLGVEEASLRRSLAQAVPPAASRLLPAQHLSVSLERNFLKWILSQPEAVSLAELEEWAGDFEAPELRELMERILAVTRRYGHLDLSLLLEQVEEDGRRQLLLALAFGEEEFDGVSAGPLREEWRHAFLRRRLKKMQAQLKEQLARAAADPAAGDLMALQLKKQEVDRQLAALREQGCAGGESG; from the coding sequence ATGGCTCCGTACATCCCGGAAGACAAGCTCCTGGAGATCAAAGAGGCCGCCGCCATCGACGAGGTGGTGGGGCAGTACGTCAAGCTCACCCGCCGCGGCCGCAACCTGGTGGGCCTGTGCCCCTTTCATCCCGACAGCAAGCCCTCCTTCACCGTCTCCCCGGAACGGGGCATCTTCTACTGCTTCGGCTGCGGCGCCGGGGGCAATGTCATCTCCTTCCTCATGCAGCACCTGCGCCTCAGCTTCCCCGAGGCGGTGGAGGAGCTGGCCCGCCGCTATCACATCCCCTTGAACCTCAAAGACGTGGGGCCCGAAGGGGCCAGGCAGGCCAAGAGGCGCCGCACCCTCCAGGACCTTAACACCGAGGCGGCGGCCTTTTATCAGCGGAGCCTGGCCGGGCCCGGCGGCGCTCCGGCCCGGGAGTATCTGGCCCGCCGGGGCCTCACCGCCGAAGTGGTGGAGGCGTATCAGCTGGGCTATGCCCCGCCGGAATGGGAGGCCCTGAGCCGGCACCTGCAAGGCAAAGGCTTCCCCCTGGAGCTGGCTGTGGAGGCGGGACTGGTGCTCCCCCGGGCCTCCGGGGGCGTCTATGACCGCTTCCGGGACCGGGTGATGTTTCCCATCCACGACCGCCAGGGCCGGGTGGTGGCCTTCGGCGGCCGGATCCTGGGGGAGGGCGAGCCCAAATACCTCAATTCCCCGGAAAGCCCTCTCTTTGCCAAGGGCAGGCTCCTCTATGGTCTGCCCCAGGCAGCGGCCGCCTTGCGCCGGGATGACCTGGCCCTGGTGGTGGAGGGCTATCTGGACCTGCTCTCCTTGCGGGTGCACGGCGTTGAGCCGGTGGTGGCCACCCTGGGCACCGCCCTCACCCGGGAGCATGTGCGCCTCTTGAAAAGCCAGGTCTCCCGGGTGGTGCTGGTCTTTGACGGCGATGCCGCAGGGGCCCGGGCCATGCTCCGGGCCTTTCCCCTGTTTGCCGCCGAATCCCTGGCGGTGCGGGTCCTGGTGCTCCCCGCCGGGCAGGACCCCGACGATTATGTCCGCGCCCATGGCCCGGAGCTCTTCCGCCGGCCCTGGGAGGCGGCCCAGCCGTGGTTTAGCTACCTCCTGGAAACCCTCCTGGCCACGTATGGCCGGGAGGTGGAAGGGGTGGTGCGCCTCATCGCCGAGCTCAAGCCCTATCTGGCCGCGGTGGCCGACCCGGTGGAGCAGGACCTGTGGCTGCGGCAGGCGGCCGCCCGCCTGGGGGTGGAGGAGGCGAGTCTGCGCCGCTCTCTCGCCCAGGCGGTGCCGCCGGCGGCCTCCCGGCTGCTTCCCGCCCAGCACCTCAGTGTCAGTCTGGAGCGCAATTTCCTCAAATGGATCCTCAGCCAGCCCGAGGCGGTGAGCTTGGCGGAGCTGGAGGAGTGGGCCGGCGACTTTGAGGCTCCGGAGCTCAGGGAGCTCATGGAGCGCATCCTCGCCGTTACCCGGCGGTATGGGCATCTGGATCTCAGCCTGCTCCTGGAGCAGGTGGAAGAAGACGGCCGGCGCCAGCTTCTTTTGGCGCTGGCTTTCGGGGAGGAGGAGTTTGACGGGGTCTCGGCAGGACCCTTGCGGGAGGAGTGGCGGCATGCCTTTCTGCGGCGCCGGCTGAAAAAGATGCAGGCGCAATTGAAAGAGCAGCTGGCCCGGGCCGCAGCCGATCCGGCTGCCGGCGACCTGATGGCCCTGCAGCTCAAAAAGCAGGAGGTGGACCGACAGTTGGCAGCCTTAAGAGAGCAAGGGTGTGCGGGAGGAGAATCTGGATGA